In one window of Desulforhabdus amnigena DNA:
- a CDS encoding polysaccharide deacetylase family protein, protein MNTGPSKKSNGLGLPENYRPRHFAALWQDPPHGWRDHLAAAIQEGGGNQMPKIFFRADDIGAGGQPFEVLCRLFRRYEVPLAMAVVPAWISSIRKKQLFDAAPLDEPLWGWHQHGWRHVNWERSGKNSEFGEQRPFEKQMRDISQGCRKMQEIFGDRLAEVFTPPWNRLSNATIKILHELNFKAVSMTGPFPRGYKNTEGLKNLRIQLDLHTRKAKDGISDFKTLLEEITVLLGKRERIGIMIHHQRMTSFAFEFLEELLHLLKNHSKAHFLDFKELAANPNEE, encoded by the coding sequence TTGAACACTGGTCCAAGCAAGAAATCAAACGGCCTTGGTTTGCCCGAAAATTACCGTCCCCGCCATTTTGCCGCCCTTTGGCAGGACCCTCCCCATGGTTGGCGAGATCATCTGGCTGCAGCCATCCAAGAGGGGGGCGGGAATCAAATGCCCAAGATATTTTTCCGGGCTGATGACATCGGCGCAGGAGGCCAGCCATTCGAAGTCTTGTGTCGTTTGTTCCGCCGCTATGAAGTCCCTCTGGCTATGGCGGTCGTTCCAGCCTGGATCAGCAGTATCCGCAAAAAACAGCTTTTCGATGCGGCCCCTCTGGATGAGCCGCTCTGGGGTTGGCACCAACACGGCTGGCGCCATGTCAATTGGGAGCGTTCGGGAAAGAATTCCGAATTTGGCGAACAACGCCCCTTCGAAAAACAAATGCGCGACATTTCGCAGGGGTGTCGGAAAATGCAGGAGATCTTCGGAGACCGACTGGCCGAAGTTTTCACTCCACCATGGAACAGGCTTTCCAATGCAACCATCAAAATTCTTCATGAATTGAATTTCAAAGCGGTTTCCATGACCGGCCCCTTTCCAAGAGGATACAAGAATACGGAAGGCCTGAAGAATCTGAGGATTCAGCTCGACCTCCATACAAGAAAGGCTAAAGACGGTATCTCTGATTTCAAAACGCTGTTGGAAGAAATCACCGTCCTTTTGGGAAAACGGGAGCGGATCGGGATCATGATTCACCACCAACGTATGACTTCTTTTGCTTTTGAATTCTTGGAGGAGCTGCTCCATCTATTGAAGAATCATAGCAAAGCACATTTTCTGGATTTCAAGGAGCTGGCAGCAAATCCGAATGAAGAATAG